A portion of the Nitrososphaerales archaeon genome contains these proteins:
- a CDS encoding acyl-CoA carboxylase subunit beta, protein MHDEKTKHLSQVNKTAEKGGGEERIKAQHSKGKLTARERLSLLLDAGTFVEIDKLVTTRSHDFDLDKKKFYGDGVITGYGNIHGRQVFVYAQDFTVLGGSLGEMSGKKIAKVMDHAMKVGCPIIGIIDSGGARIQEGVMSLSGYGEIFYRNTLASGVVPQITISVGPCAGGAVYSPAITDFVIMVDKISHMFVTGPEVVKTALGEDVSFEELGGAYTHGKYSGVAHFVAKDEYECMDIVKKLLSYLPQNNAEDPILVPTTDDPNRTDSKLASVVPENPYEPYDIKQIVTSILDNNEFFEVHELWAASVVVGFGRLNGRTVGIIANQPLHLAGSLDIDSSNKAARFIRTCDCFNIPIVSIIDTPGYLPGLEQERNGIIRHGSKLLFAYCEATVPKLAVIVGKAYGGAYIAMSSKHLRADINYAWPTAEIAVLGPEAAINIIFRKELSESKDPENYRKKVIKEYRDKFANPYIAAEQGFIDAVIDPMETRPMLIRALEALANKRESRPLKKHGNINL, encoded by the coding sequence AGAGGATCAAGGCTCAACATAGCAAGGGAAAGCTGACCGCAAGGGAAAGGCTTTCGTTACTTCTTGATGCCGGTACGTTTGTAGAGATCGATAAACTTGTTACCACCCGCTCGCATGATTTTGATCTGGATAAGAAAAAATTCTATGGTGATGGTGTAATAACAGGTTATGGCAATATACATGGGCGGCAGGTGTTTGTATATGCCCAAGACTTTACGGTTTTAGGTGGCTCACTGGGTGAAATGTCTGGCAAGAAAATAGCGAAGGTTATGGATCACGCAATGAAGGTTGGTTGCCCCATTATTGGAATAATTGATTCTGGAGGAGCGAGGATTCAGGAGGGAGTGATGAGCCTATCTGGTTATGGCGAAATATTTTATCGTAACACGTTGGCCTCTGGAGTCGTACCACAAATTACCATAAGTGTAGGACCTTGCGCAGGTGGAGCTGTTTACTCTCCTGCGATTACAGACTTTGTGATAATGGTGGATAAAATAAGCCATATGTTCGTTACTGGTCCCGAAGTTGTTAAAACAGCCTTAGGAGAAGATGTTAGTTTCGAGGAGCTAGGCGGTGCATATACACATGGGAAGTATAGCGGTGTAGCACATTTTGTGGCTAAAGATGAATATGAATGCATGGACATTGTAAAGAAACTGTTATCTTACCTGCCTCAGAACAACGCAGAGGATCCTATATTAGTTCCTACTACGGATGATCCGAACAGAACTGATAGCAAGTTAGCAAGTGTGGTACCTGAGAATCCATACGAACCGTATGACATAAAGCAGATAGTAACTTCCATACTAGATAATAACGAATTCTTTGAGGTTCATGAGTTATGGGCTGCGAGTGTTGTTGTAGGATTTGGGCGATTGAATGGAAGGACAGTCGGCATCATAGCAAACCAGCCATTGCACCTTGCGGGATCCTTAGATATCGATTCATCCAATAAAGCTGCACGTTTTATACGAACATGCGATTGCTTTAACATACCAATTGTATCAATAATAGATACCCCCGGATACCTACCGGGTTTGGAGCAAGAGCGTAATGGTATCATCAGGCACGGAAGTAAACTGTTGTTTGCATATTGTGAGGCAACGGTTCCAAAGCTTGCTGTAATAGTGGGCAAGGCATACGGTGGTGCCTACATCGCGATGAGTAGTAAACACCTGAGAGCTGACATTAACTATGCATGGCCAACTGCTGAGATCGCTGTATTGGGTCCGGAGGCTGCTATTAACATAATATTCAGGAAGGAACTTTCTGAAAGTAAGGATCCTGAGAATTACAGAAAGAAGGTAATTAAAGAGTATAGGGACAAGTTTGCTAATCCATACATAGCTGCGGAACAGGGATTCATTGATGCTGTTATAGATCCCATGGAGACAAGACCCATGTTAATAAGGGCACTTGAAGCGCTCGCAAACAAGAGGGAGTCTAGGCCACTAAAGAAACATGGAAACATAAACCTTTGA